TCCCTTGTGCCTTCGCCGGCCCTCGCAAACCCAGGCTGCGTCGCCGTTCCGCTTGTGTACGCGTTCCACTGGAAGTACACGGCGCGAACCGGCTCCTTGCCTGGATTCGCGATTGCTCGCCGAATGCACAACCCACTTCCGGAGCGGGACACTAGCGACGCGGTCTCGCGCTCTGTCAATTTTATGCTATGTTAGTGGGCAAAATGCCAAAGGCCAGGGAGATAAAAAGACAGATCGAGCGTGCGCTCGCTTCCCTCCCGGTCGTCGCGCTTACGGGTATGCGGCAGGTGGGAAAGACCACGCTGCTCCGTGTGATCGCCCAGGAGCGGGGCGCCCGGTACGAAACCCTCGACGACTTTGCGACGCTCGAGAGCGCCACCCGGTCGCCCGAGGCCTTTCTCGGCGCGGACGACCGGCCCGTCGCGATCGACGAGGCCCAGAAGGCTCCCGCACTCTTTCCGGTGATCAAGCGGCTGGTGGACGGGGGCCGTACTCCCGGGCGCTTCCTCCTATCCGGCTCGGCGAACTTCGCCCTGCTCGGAGGCATCACCGAGAGCCTGGCCGGCAGGGCGGTCTACTTTCCGTTGCACCCCTTCAGCCGGCGGGAGGTCGCCGCTTCCCTGGATGCCGAACCGTTCGTCGTGAGGGCTTTACGCCACGGATTGCCCGTGCACGGTGGCGCCTCGGCCGAGCCGGTGTCGGTCCCGGAGGTGATGTGCGGCGGCATGCCGCCTGTCTGTCTCGAGCCGGGGGCCGATCCCGATCTGTGGTTCCTGGGCTACGAGCAGACCTACCTGGAGCGCGACATCAGGCAGATTTCCCAGATTGGCGACCTCGTTGCCTTCCGCCACCTCCTTCGGCTGGCGGGAATGCGGACCGGGCAGGTGCTCAACATGAGCGAACTGGCTCGCGATGCCCACCTGAACGTGGCCACCGCGACCCGCCACTTCTCCGCGATGGAGGCGTCCTTCGTGATCTCGCGGTTGCCGCCATACCTCGGGAGCCGGGTGACGCGTTTGATCAAGTCGCCGAAGATCTTCGTTTCGGACTCGGGCCTCGCCTCTCACCTGGCCGGCATCGCGAGGGACGTTGCCGAACGCGACGCGATGTGGGGCCGCATTCTCGAAACCTACGTCCACCAGAACCTGGCGGCCGTCCTCTCGGCCTGGGAGCCGGGCGCCCGCCTCCACTTCTGGAATGTCCAGGGCCGATATGAGGTCGATTTCGTGATCGAGGTCGGGCAATCCTCCCTGGCCATCGAAGTCAAGGCGGGAAGCCGCTGGCAAGACCGCGATCTGGCCGGGCTACGGACGTTGCTTTCCGCGACCCGGGGCTGCAAGGCCGGGATCCTGGCGTACGGCGGAGATGCCATCGCGCCTCTCGGCGACGGGATCTGGGCCGTTCCCCTCGGCGTCCTCCTTTCCTGATGGCGACTAGACGCCAGCCTCAGCGGACCTCGAAGAGGATGCCGGGGGCCGGCATCGGGGGCGCCCCAAGGGCCCCCAGCAATCCCGGATCGAACCCGTCGTCGAAGTCAAATGGAACGAGGGGATCAGCCGTCTCAACGGGCCTATCGTATGCCGCAGCTGCATGCACTTTGGCGGGAGGATCGACATCGAACTCGGCGCGCGCCCGAGCGACCGGTGCGTCACCTCGCTCCGCCAGTTCACGAGCCATTTCCCGCTGGTCGCCGCTCGCGTATAGGATGGGATGGACCTTCACCCGCCACTTCTGGCCGCCGGACCTGACCGAGCAAACGAGCCACCGTTCGAGGCGAAGGAAGTCCATGTGCTCGACGAAGTTCAGCCCCATGGAGAAGGTCTCCCGTTTCGAGCCGCTAGCTCGTTTCACCGCCTTGCTCAGGCCGTCCCTGCCACAGCTATCGAGCCAGAAAAGCGACATTTGCTGGCCACATCTCCTGGTGCGGTTCAGGTGGCAGTAGCCGCCCTTCGCCTCGATGAAGATGAAGCGGCGTGCTTCGGGATCGGACGCTCGGTCGACGGCCACGTAGTCGGGACCGCGCGGATAGACGTCGTTCTTGGCCACCCTGTCCGCGCGGAGGTTCAGGATACCGAGCACGGAAGCGCTCACCACCTGGGCCTCGCCAAAGCTCTGAATGGCCTTTTTCCTCAACTTGCGCTGGGCCCCCTTAAGTCCCAGGTCTTCCACGACGCGAGCGGGATCTGCTCCTTTGAGCAGCTTTATCCCTTTCAACGCCTCCAACAGGCCCTTTCCAGTCCTCGCCAGCTTCACGACCTTTCCCGGCGACGCCCAGTTGTAGACGACCCAACCAGCCGCGAGGCCGACGACGACGCCACCCGTGGCGGCTCCGAATGCTGCGATATCCGTGTCATCGGCGAATTCCGAGGCGATGGCCGCCGCATACTCGGAGAAGTCCTCGATCTCCTCGGCCACCGCATCGGCCATCGCGACGTAGAAATCCGGATCCAAGAGCACGTCGCCCAGGCTCGTCAGGAGGTCCAGGAAAGCCCGCGTTTTCTCCCGGAACTCGCCAAAGAAGGCGCGAGGATCCCGTGCGATACGGTCGAACTCGGCTCGGAGGTCCAGGCCGATGCTGCCCAGGAAGCGGGCGAACTCGGATTCGACGGCCTGGCTCACCGCCCCCGCGGGGTCGCGCAGAATCCGCTGGCCATTGGTCTTGAGCAGCACCAGCAAGTCGCGATCATCCAGCCAGCCGGTCTTGATTCCATCGAAAGCGCCGCGCAGGAAGCCAACGGTTCCGAAGTAGACCTTCTTGATGAACGCGGTGAAGTCTCCCGCCAGGTTCTCGAGCCCTTTCCTGACCCGTTCGACTTCGGCTTGCCATCTTGCGATCAAGTTGTCGATCTTCGCGATCAGGTCGGAGGGGTTCAGGATGAACGCGAGCCCGCCATGACCGCTAGCGATCCTGTAAGCGGCTGGCGAGTCTGGCGTGAGGAATTCCAGGTCTCCCCGCTGCAACGTGGCCAGGAACTCCCGCTCTGCCTCGCCCAACGGGAAAGCCGGTGAGAGATCGAGAGCCTTGCGGATGGCTGCCTGCGCCACGGCGGCGGAGTACCCGCGCAATCCGCCTTTCAAGTGGACTACAATCGTCGGCCGCGCATCGGAAACTACTTCCGACGGCCCGGCGACGCCAGGACTCTGCGGGGGCGCGGCAAGTGCGCAAGCGGATACTGCCAGGCTGAGCAAGACAATCAGTACGTACCGCATCACTCAGCCCCCGACGGACTCATAGCGCGGCTCTGATGACTTCGCTCCGGCATCGCGGCCGGCACGGAGGCCGGCCCCACCCGTTGCATCGGTGGCGCAGGCCTCCGTGCCTGCGTCCGATAGGCGCCAGGTCATTTGAGCGCCGCTATCAGGGAAGGCGAGGCGGAAACTGAGTTGGAAGCCATGGCCGAGGCCGATCCCGGGCCGAGCCACGCGCCAGTGGATGAGCCCGGGGCCATGGGCTGGAAGCTGGGAGGCGTCGGGCCAATTCCGGCTTGAAACTCCCGGTCAGGAATCTGGATCGCGATGCCTGGCCTCGGGGTTGGCGGCGGCGTATCTGGGGCGATCAGGGCAGGCGGCGCCTCGCGTGCCTGTGGCCCCGCAACGGGGCCGCAGGCAGCGAGGAGGAGCGCCACGCCCCCGATGAGCGTGCGCATGGCTGCCTCCTACTTCAGGGTGAATGCGATCGACTTGGTTCTGTTGGGCTCGGCATAGGCTTGCCACTTGGCGGCCGCGCTCGCGTTGTTCCGGATGTTCACGAAGAACCAGACATCGGCGGTAGGCGCGCTGTAGCTGATCACCATGTCTGCCGCCGTGCCGAACGACTGCCAACTGCTGCTGGTCCAGTCCCAGAGCGGACCATTGCCGTAGGCGGTCATGAGCGGGCCGGAGTCGGTCGGCTTGACGTGAACCCGGTACGGAACGCCGGCCTTGCCCGGAAACATCAAGACGTCGAACTGCCCGGGCTGCGTGGTTCCCTGGAACGTCTGGTTCCCCAGCGTGGCGTCGTCGACCCAAACCGGAATCCGCTGCGCCGCGGTCAACGACACGGCGGTCGTAGCCGCCGTGTCGAAGGCCTGCTTGGTGGCGGCCCAGGAGCGAAGGCCCCCGGTACCGTCTGTCGCGGCGTAGCCGTACACGTGCGCCTGGATCACTCCCTCGGGGGCGCTGAAGGCCACCGAGTAGGGCGGCGCCCCGGAGATCTGGACGGGGCCTTCGTTGGCTAGCCAGGCTCCCGCCGAGCTGAAGAAGGCGGCGACCAGCGACCGGTTCTCGAGGAACTGGCCCGGTTGTGAGAGCGTAGCGACCTGGCGAACCGGCTTTTCGGGCGGCTCCGGACCATCGACCCCGATGGCGACGAAAGCGCCGGAGAGCGCGGCGACCTGGGGCGCGCCGAGCGGCCCGATCCGGGTCACTACCTCGATCTGGCCGTCGGTGCGGGCGGATGCCCTGAGGTACTCGGGCCCGGCGGTGGTCAATGCCGTTCCGGATCCCGGCGGCAGGGTGCAGGCTCCCAGGCCGAGGGCCGCGACGACGGCGGTGCGGCCTATCCTACCTTCAAGCGTTGCCATATCGACAACTCCTCTCGTATAGCGGCGAGTGACGTGCACGCGGCCGCGTGGTACGAGAAGAACGGGTCCCTGGACCTGCGGGGTCCTGTTTTTGCGGACGTGGCCCCCAAGGTCGGCTGATCCCACTTTGCGAGGTCGTGCGACCTCGCATCGTGCTGATTGGGCCCGGTCTTCCCGAGCGAATCAACGGGCAAGGGCCTCTGGCTATTCTTACGCGCTTCGAAAGTGGGCCGGCGAGCAACCCGGGGGGCGAGGCGTTGCTTGAAGAATGAAATCTTGTGGGCGCGGGGAATCCCCAGGGGATTCTTGACCCATAATCAATCCTAGCTGGTCGAGTTAACCAATTCAAGCACTGCAGTTAGTGTTGCAATAATCTTCACGGACGTGCCCGGGGACGCAGGAGGTCGGTGTCTCGCTACCCCGCGCCGGCCCGCGTGCCGTCGACCAGTCCGAGGACGTGCGCTTCGCCGCCCGGATGCTAGAAAAGGCGCTCCAGGCCGAAACGCACGGGCAGCGCCACCAGGAGCGCCGCGTAGAGCACTAGCGACGCGGTCTCGACGTAGGGCCGGAGCTTGCTGGTGGTGGGCGCGGGATGGGCGACGAAACGCGAGAAGGCCGTCATGGCGTAGGTCCAGGCCAGCACGAGCACGACTGGGAGGATCGGCGAGAGGGCGAGCGTCCAGGCGAACCAGACGGCCAGGCCGAACGACATCGTGAGGGCGAAGGCGGGCACGAGGGGCGCCCGCTTGGTGCCGAGCAACCGCGAGTACGTGACGTAATCGTCCTCTTCCTCCGGGCTGCGGATCTTGCGAGCCGTCTCCCACGCGAAGATCAGGCCCCAGAACATGAGGATGCCCAGCCAGGCGCCGGCCGGGACGGGGCGATCGAGGGGGATGCCGTGCGCCTGGAAGAAGACTCCCAGGACGTAGAGGTGCGTGAACACCGCGACCGGGTTGTGGGTGCAGAGCGTCAGCAGCAGGCTCCTGCGGTGCAGGTCCGGCAGGAAGAAGAACTTGAGCATCAAGAGGGCGAAGGCCATCAGGAGCGCGTAGCCGGCCAGGGCCTTGCCGCCCAGCAACGCGT
The sequence above is drawn from the Candidatus Tanganyikabacteria bacterium genome and encodes:
- a CDS encoding ATP-binding protein, with translation MGKTTLLRVIAQERGARYETLDDFATLESATRSPEAFLGADDRPVAIDEAQKAPALFPVIKRLVDGGRTPGRFLLSGSANFALLGGITESLAGRAVYFPLHPFSRREVAASLDAEPFVVRALRHGLPVHGGASAEPVSVPEVMCGGMPPVCLEPGADPDLWFLGYEQTYLERDIRQISQIGDLVAFRHLLRLAGMRTGQVLNMSELARDAHLNVATATRHFSAMEASFVISRLPPYLGSRVTRLIKSPKIFVSDSGLASHLAGIARDVAERDAMWGRILETYVHQNLAAVLSAWEPGARLHFWNVQGRYEVDFVIEVGQSSLAIEVKAGSRWQDRDLAGLRTLLSATRGCKAGILAYGGDAIAPLGDGIWAVPLGVLLS
- a CDS encoding UbiA family prenyltransferase, with product MSSRGARLWGYVVEMYPLHVNVPYSFVLFFGYYLLLQAIYGMAPLRFTRESLLGALTLACFTLLLRVFDEFKDYEHDVKLFPHRPLPSGRVTKADLTVLGWTLAAVMTALNALLGGKALAGYALLMAFALLMLKFFFLPDLHRRSLLLTLCTHNPVAVFTHLYVLGVFFQAHGIPLDRPVPAGAWLGILMFWGLIFAWETARKIRSPEEEDDYVTYSRLLGTKRAPLVPAFALTMSFGLAVWFAWTLALSPILPVVLVLAWTYAMTAFSRFVAHPAPTTSKLRPYVETASLVLYAALLVALPVRFGLERLF